The Elgaria multicarinata webbii isolate HBS135686 ecotype San Diego chromosome 1, rElgMul1.1.pri, whole genome shotgun sequence genome includes the window CCTCACCCCCACTTAGGCTGGAGTCAAGTCCTTCGGAGACAAAAGTTCTAGCTCTTTCTATGGTGCAaatagtctttctttctttctttctttctttctttctttctttctttctttctttctttctttctttctttctttctttctttctttctttcttcatagcTGCATCCTTGGCAAAGTGTCCTCCCCACCACCGGTCGCTTGCAGATTCAGTTGTTTTCTTCCATGGATTCGCAAGGAATAGAGAACCTTCTTCCAtttatctgtttgtttatttggagtttcctccccccaccaccaaacacacacacacattgaaatgTCCCATTGGCGTCCACCTAGCGCAATTAAATAAAGACGGGATGGAAGTTCTTTGACCAGTTGGggaagggcggggtgggggtgggggcgaatTTCTGAGAAGGAGAGAGGAGCGGGTgaaggcgcgggggggggggggttgtgggaaggaaggggaaccTGAGATGAACCTTTTATCTGGTCAAGGGGACTTCTTCCCGCTGATCCAGGGAGACCGAGGAAGCCTTGCTCAGCACCGAGGGCGTAAAGGTGAGAAAAGAGTCCGTCCTGGTGGTGGCCGAGCAGGTGAAGTCCGAACCCGAAGGCCTCTGGGGCAGCCCGTTGGCCTGGCTCCCGTGACAGGCCAAGCAGGAGCAAGGGCTCCCTCCGGCGCCGCTCAGTCCGTGCGTCGGGCCAGCGTAGAGGGACGGGTGTCGGAAGGCGCACAGCAGTTCTGGCCTGGGGTACGGGTGGGACAGGACCCGGAAGGTGTCCAGCGGCCTCAGCGGGGAGCtgaagggggcggcggcggcagcggcggcggcggcggcagaagcCGAGGTGGCGCCCAGGCCCATGTGGGAGTAGTAGGGAAGGGGCAGGTGGGACGGGAAGGGGTAGGGCAGGTTGCCCGTGGCCGCCGCGTGGCTCATCATGTAGGTGTAGAACGCCGGGTCTGCCGGATGGGGCCAGGTCATGGCCAAGCGCTGCCTCTTGTCCTTCATGCGCCGGTTCTGGAACCACACCTGGCAGGGACAGACAGAAGAACCACAGGAGGCGCTTAACATCCCCGAAGGAGACGAATGACTGCAACCCCCAGGCACCCGATCCCCCTCGCAAGGAAGGCTGCCGTCCTCGGCACCCTGCCTCGGCGGAAAGGCAACGCCTAGAACTCGCCCGGACCGACGTCCGAGTCGAGTAGGGAGGGCTCGGAGCATCGCCAGACTCGGAAAGACTCCTCCTGCTTGCTGAACTAGGACGAAGTAATCTGGCCGCAGACAACAGAACGCAATCATACATCCAGCGTCTCTGTGGGCACAGAACCGAATTGGCTTGATTCCGGCCCATCCAGTTAAAAGAACAAAATTTACGCCACCATATTCACTGGTTTTcaaacaaagaagcaaacaaacaacaactaCCTGCTGGTTTACATAATCGTCATTGAAACTTTGAGGGGCAGGTAGCCCACCTGGTGGTCTCCCACCCGTACCctacatatttaaatataaatcaaatgacaagtgtgtgcgtgcgtgcgtgtgtaagGGGTGTCTCCTGACCGTGGCCAAAAATATCCAGTAAGGGCGGAGTATTTTAAGATGCCAACAACTCGGAAGTTCGCCTTCAGGTCAGGGGAATGATCTTGCACAGAATTCTCTTGTGCAAAGCCTTCAGAAATGTGCTTTTGCGCAACTTCCTCTGGTTTTAATAGGGCTTGAGAAgagaagaatctctctctctctctctctctctctctctctctctctctcacacacacacacacacacacacacacacacacacacacttgtccaATATGCTTCCACAGGAaggactttccttccttcctcagttGTTAGACATCCACACGGGGTTCCAAGGCAGAATGATGATTGTTATCATTTCACACTACACAATCGCTTCTCTGTTGCATTCCCCTCTGTCTTTCCTATCCTGTCCACTTTTCAGTCTTTACATGTTTTCTAGTACGATTCAAAGAATCTTTAACTATATCATGACATGGGTGCACCCCATATCCCACAGAAATGAATGGGGGACTAatcccttccaaaggaaaccaagatGAATCCTTGACAGCCCTGTGTGAAATTTCTTTTATGCAAATAGTTGCATTGGAAAATAGTCTGTATTATCTAGACGGTATTTTTCAGTTTATAAGGATTGCACACACACAGGCGTTCATCTCTCAGCAGATGAAGTCAGGGAAAGTGTGTAGTGAAATCCTATGGACTTTACTCCTGCCGAGTTTaaaggagcttactcccaagtaagtatgcataggctGCAGCCTCAAAACTTGTTATCTGTTTTGCTGGTAATAGACAGCTTGAGCCAAACGTCATTTAAACCACGGTGCTTCTGCTCCAGCCTATTTAATCCCGTTGAAGTCAAAAGAGCTGACGATCCCATTCTAAAtgcatttacttgagagtaagtgccGCTGACTTCCGTAGACAAAATTGCAAGGCGTCCTGCTGGTCCAGGGGGAGGCGGGGATCCAAAAAGGAGCAATAGCCCAACACCTCCTGAGGTTGCTCACAAGACCTTGTGATGTTTCAGTTGATCGTCATAAAGGTATTACAGTGCTTTTGGATTAATTTCGCTGACACTGGCTCCCAAATACGGTAAGtggtttaggctacaatcctatacctatcCTTTTCCTCGGAGCAAGGCCCATCGaactaaatggggcttacttccgagtcgACACGTATAACATTGTGCTGTCAGGATCGCACCTCTCCCATGTACACAAGAACAAGCCCTATTGGCTACATATTAAGTATAATCGACAATTTACGAACGCGGATTGGGATCCCCACCTCGCATACACTGAAAGGGTGAAAGGAAACTGCTGTAAAACCACCATCGCTGGGAGCACTAAAGGGTAGTCAAAGGGTTtggggtaggggtgtgtgtgtgtgtgtgtgtgtaaccattCTACCTTAATAAACTCTCCTAAGTAGGCATGCTGGCATGGATGAAAGCACGGGCGAGTTGTCATTGGGCTTAAATCCTTAGGCCAGGCCACTGCCGGAAGTCCGCAGTTAGGTAATTATAGGGACTTATAATTATAGGGACttataggggtggggtgggctttcGACGACCATGTGTAATGCTTCAGTTGTGAAGCGCACAACTCACATTTCTCTTCTTCTCGCCCCCACTGCAGCCttcccatgctttacaactgcttctacattcctgatatgttaggaCAGGAATAAAACTGTTTGCCaatgctgaataataataataataataataataataataataataacaacaacaacaacaacaatctgagGACGTGCATTTTGCATTTTAGCTTCACTTAAATCAGAGCACAACCACAGGTACTGGAATAAAATAcagtttccttctgctgccctgatgccttTATCAGCTGCCATCAGGGCTGGGCATTCGGGACCCGTGCCCTGACCCCCTGGGCtgcggggcaggggtggggggcgctTGCACCTCAGCCCCAAGATCCAGGCCTAGCTGCACAACTGCAGGGAAGCCTTCTGCTTCTTTGCAGCGTGCAGAAACGGGATGTCGTGGCATTGGATGGGGTGGTTATCTGGTTATCTTGTGCTAATCCGAACCTGGAGCTGGAGAAGCATACCTTGATGGTGGTTTCGGGTAGGTTTAAGGCGGCCGCCAGTTCGCATCTCCTGGGCCTCGACACGTAATTCTCCCGGTAGaactccttctccagcctggcgaTCTGCTCCCGGGTGAAGGCCGTCCGGTAGCGGCGCATCTGATCGCTGGCGCTGCAGGAGAGCGACCCTTGGGAGCCCCCGCCTCCGCTTCCGCCGCCTTTGGGGGGGTCGCCTCCGCTGCTGGGGCTGCCTGCTGACGTCTCCGAGCACTGTCCTGCGAGGGGAAGTGGAGAGGAAGACATTCAGAGGGAAAAAGACCTTTGGGCTTTGCCAACCTGTCTGCCCTCCCCATCCCACTGTACTGGAGCCCCGTTGTACTGGGATTAAGTGGAGAAGGGATGTCTACAGAGAGGCATCCGACTTGGGCTCCATTTTCTTGGCGGAAAGGCGGCGTACAAAtcaaaagaagaataaaatacagataaaatggAGCCCACTCCCCCCCCCGTTGATTACTTGGAGAGGCTAGCGGGCGATACAACCCAGTTCTGGATATCTTTGCTCGGAAGCGCATCCCGTTAATTTCAGTGGGATGTATTCGCAACTGAGGCTGCCGTCTTATGCACGATTACTTGAGACTAAGGAGTCCCACTGAACTCCCTGGGATTTACTTTCGAGTAATCACCCTTAGTTTTCGAGTTATCTGTATGATTGGATTTGGGCTTCCGCTTAATTGGAAGTGAATTCTGTTAAAATAAGAGGAAATACACACCTCGGGAGTAAGGACCCTTAGGCCCTTGACATCAGTAAAATGTCCTTCTGTTAGTCAGGTATGACCACATACCAGTGGTCATACCAGTTGTTGCTGTTCTCTCCTTTtgctaagattgcaatcctatgcacatttacccgCAACTAAATTTGATTGACTGTAACGAGACTTACTTTCGAGTAAGCAGGCTTAAGTTTCCTTGGCATGTAAATTCACTCGTAGCTTACGGGATTTCGTTCACTGCTTAGCATCCTGATATAAGGCcggaatcccacccacccctacgcACAGAGAGAACTAGTATCCATTGAAATCCACTGGACATATGGCCAAATAACGCCCCTATTTCTGGGCACGTTTGCTAATAAACAGTTCCCCTTTATTTCAATGGGCTTGAACTGAAGTCAATGGGCTTCCGATCGCAAGCCCAGGCGTGTGTAGAGCGGAGGAATGCCTTCAAGCGCTTCGGCATCCTTGGTCTTTGACTTGAAGGGCAGACGCAGGAAGTAAGGAGGGATTTTCCTTTGAGACCAGTTTTGCTAACACCTGCGGCGGAAAGGAACTGGGAGGAAGGGAAATAAGAATCAAAGAGGCCTGCTCCATCTCCAGTCTCCCTTACAAATCAAGAcctcctggagaagagaaacattttaaatctctctcccgaccgccccccccccccaaatcaataATTATTCGTCTGGCATCTGATCAGGTGGACTGGAAACCATGAAAGGTTATGCTACAATAAATCGGTTAGGCTTTAAGGTGCCCACGGGCGGGCTCGTTAAGGTGCCCACGGGCTCTTTGCGACAGAACCAATGCGACTAGTCCTTCCGGAAtatctccccaacacacacacacacacacacacacacggtggaaAGTAGTTTCTTCAGTGCAACGGGAATATGATAAAGATGTTAAGAAGCGTCTCTGACACCATCGGGTAAGAGATTCCTTTCCTACTGTTCAGGAGAGAAAGGGCCATCTTAGCACTCAGCTCTCAGgccttgtgtttgtgtttgtttgggggtggggacatgTCACGACATTGTCCAAGAATCTCCAGCGGTTTGTCCCGGAGTGCTCTTCTTGGCCAGGTTATACATGACAATAGCGAGAGGGGAGCCAGGAGAGAAATGCCTGCGGGCCACTGGGAGGATCCCACCCTCCAGCGGGATGGGAAGATGCATGTACttatttccccactccaccccttcttcctcctgggagCCGAGATGAAAGAAACCCCCTGGGCCAAAGCAGAGGGCTTTTGCTCTGGCCAATACTTTCCCAGAAGACATTTAGACATTTGGGGCTGAGGAGGGggagtggtggcggtggcggtggcggtggcggtgggagGGGATGAGAAAAGGCCCACGCTCTCGGCGTTTGGCTTTCAAATGCAGCCAGTTCTCATTGTGCCTGAATGAGACCCGGGGCAATTAAAGCCCCGCGACCACTTCCGAACTGGCGCCACCGAGACAGGGAAGTGACAAGGCAATTGGGACCTCGAACCAACGTGCAAACAGGACCCCTTCGCGCTGTcgtggcgggtggggtggggtgggggcgcagggggagggaggaggcagccGGGGCGGTCTGCGGCGATTTTACGGTCTTTTCATATGTGGGCGACCGCTTCCGCGCTCATCCAGGCACGTTGCAGCCCTGCTAGGgggaaactccccctccccctccccctccccccccaaaaaaaccccaccgaGCAACTGGCAAGCCTGTGGCCAGCAGGATTTCTTTTGATCTTGGCCCCATCCAGGGACGCTcacctcctctccctttccctgggaatgggaagggggcaggaagcccatcctgggtgggtggaggaagcgACGAGGGGGTGCTCTGCCCTGGAACAGGAAAAGGTCCCGGGGGAATTCATTACAAATAAACGTCTGGGCTGCGGGGAATGAAAATCTGCAAAGGTCATAACTCTCTGTTGCAGCAGCCGAGGATGCGATTTCATGTCCCCCATTAACACGTCGTTAGACTTCAAAGCGGGAGATGTGTGGGGGGTTATTGCAGATGTCTCTCTGCGGGCAATTAGAGATAGAAGGAGCCCAAGCGCCGCGGCTCTGCGGATCCAGGGGGGATTAAAAGGGgaggcgtggtggtggtggtgggcggcggggggggggggagaacacaaaataaaacagaggCCGCGATCACCAAGGCGCTTGAGCCGGATgggttgggatgggatgggatgggatgccgCCTCGTCTCCAGCCCTAGCTCTTCTTTGCTTTCATGGAAAGTCAGACCCAGTCTCGTCCGTCCCACGCAcctacccactcacccacccaccgggCATCGCGTTGTTCCCGtggctggcagggacttctgctCATGCCCTCCAGGGCAGGTGGGATCTCCCTCCTTGGGAGGGAAGCTGGCCGGCGCCTGCCTGAGCCCCGGGACCTGGAGCGAGGCGAAGGAGAGGGGTTTACCTTGGCTGTGCTGGTGGTACTCCGCGTTGGCCGTGGCGCAGTCAGGGGTGCAGCTCACCTCGATTTCTTCATAGAAATCAGACTCGGTGTCCGAGCTGCTCTGCTGGCCTTTGGCGGAGGAGAGGCGGTGGAGCGGGGGCTGTTGGCCGGCGGAGAGGAGTGCCGCAGCCGCCGAGCGGTTCTCCGGGACCGTCCCTGTCCCCGGTAAcacttccacctcctcctcctcctcctcctcctcttcttcgtcttcctcctcttccatccttcctcctcctcctcctcctcctcctcctcttgctcctctTTCCCGGGAGGGCAAAGGGCCCGATCTAGGGCTCAGGCAGCCCCTGTGAATCATCTTGTCCTGCGCCTCTTGGCCGGGGCTTCCCACGGTCTCTGCCAAAGTGGATGCCCTCTTGCCTGCCAGAGGGCCGAGTtgacctccttccagaaacatcACCATCTCCTTCCTGGTTTCCATTGTGCTTGTCTTTTAAATAAAATCCagattctccctctctcccccaccccaccccaccccaacccccatccACCCTCTTGCGCCTtctgcacccctcccctcccttcccttcccttcccctcccctcccctcccagcagaACTCTCCTGCCAATGCAGAGAGGAGCCGCGGCGTGAGCCGGGGGGTGACCTTGTGATGCGAGCGCTCCAGTGTGCAGCGCCGGCTCTGGGAGGGATCTCACCATTGCCCTCTTCTTTCTAAAGCTGTCATCCCTTAATGGTGCAATCGTCATTACAGTACCTCTGGTGACGCCACTCGCTTGATTGCCGGGGGATAAATAGAAACGTCTGCCGGCGAGGAAGATGAAAGGAAGAGCCGGAGCGAAGAGTTAAaggggcggcgggggtggggaggggggcttcttggggtgggggagggggagatgcacCAGGTGTAACGAGCACTTTCAAGGATGCGAGGGGCAAGTGTGAAAAAAGGGAGAAGCGGAGTGAATTCAACTGCTAACGAGCGA containing:
- the EVX1 gene encoding homeobox even-skipped homolog protein 1 isoform X2; translation: METRKEMVMFLEGGQLGPLAGKRASTLAETVGSPGQEAQDKMIHRGCLSPRSGPLPSRERGEEEEVEVLPGTGTVPENRSAAAALLSAGQQPPLHRLSSAKGQQSSSDTESDFYEEIEVSCTPDCATANAEYHQHSQGQCSETSAGSPSSGGDPPKGGGSGGGGSQGSLSCSASDQMRRYRTAFTREQIARLEKEFYRENYVSRPRRCELAAALNLPETTIKVWFQNRRMKDKRQRLAMTWPHPADPAFYTYMMSHAAATGNLPYPFPSHLPLPYYSHMGLGATSASAAAAAAAAAAPFSSPLRPLDTFRVLSHPYPRPELLCAFRHPSLYAGPTHGLSGAGGSPCSCLACHGSQANGLPQRPSGSDFTCSATTRTDSFLTFTPSVLSKASSVSLDQREEVPLTR
- the EVX1 gene encoding homeobox even-skipped homolog protein 1 isoform X1, producing the protein MVRSLPEPALHTGALASQGHPPAHAAAPLCIGRRVLLGGEGRGREGKGGEGCRRRKRVDGGWGGVGTMETRKEMVMFLEGGQLGPLAGKRASTLAETVGSPGQEAQDKMIHRGCLSPRSGPLPSRERGARGGGGGGGGGRMEEEEDEEEEEEEEEEVEVLPGTGTVPENRSAAAALLSAGQQPPLHRLSSAKGQQSSSDTESDFYEEIEVSCTPDCATANAEYHQHSQGQCSETSAGSPSSGGDPPKGGGSGGGGSQGSLSCSASDQMRRYRTAFTREQIARLEKEFYRENYVSRPRRCELAAALNLPETTIKVWFQNRRMKDKRQRLAMTWPHPADPAFYTYMMSHAAATGNLPYPFPSHLPLPYYSHMGLGATSASAAAAAAAAAAPFSSPLRPLDTFRVLSHPYPRPELLCAFRHPSLYAGPTHGLSGAGGSPCSCLACHGSQANGLPQRPSGSDFTCSATTRTDSFLTFTPSVLSKASSVSLDQREEVPLTR